The Malassezia japonica chromosome 8, complete sequence genome includes a window with the following:
- the PPX1_2 gene encoding exopolyphosphatase (EggNog:ENOG503P0WK; COG:C) has product MAAAPLAAFLRTRKNLAAHGAQYWVTGNEAGDLDSLACAIGYAFFSQYVNPSGSQWIPVVQTRRPDLKLRPENLLMLDKIGVDPELLVCLDEVPELGKDEHVALVDHNKATGVFAKATTDAIIDHHADEKLHTEADVRVILAPQNAGSCASVLTQYFQPLLPKSPAVPPAVADLLLSAILIDTHNMSESAGKAKAVDEGARAFLAPRSSYNSAEAQKSLYEALSDAKSDVSQLTTEQKLRRDYKFFACAAKDGGEWNIGTSSTVEPIDALLKDGPKALHNDLAAFCASKSLDLAVVLAGYTDSQEEAHRELLLYAPGSGRAVAEALAAYKEQSVDLAPLSLDLAGPYCATFTQKDPRVTRKQFAPALQAVCAATPK; this is encoded by the coding sequence ATGGCCGCCGCTCCGCTCGCTGCTTTTCTACGGACACGGAAGAACCTGGCCGCACATGGCGCGCAGTACTGGGTGACGGGCAATGAAGCGGGGGACCTAGACAGCCTTGCGTGTGCGATCGGCTATGCCTTTTTCTCGCAGTACGTCAACCCCAGCGGATCTCAGTGGATCCCCGTCGTgcagacgcggcgcccggaCCTGAAGCTCCGGCCAGAGAATCTCCTGATGCTCGACAAGATCGGCGTGGACCCCGAACTGCTCGTGTGCCTGGACGAGGTGCCAGAGCTCGGAAAggacgagcacgtcgcgctcgtcgatcaCAACAAGGCCACCGGCGTGTTTGCCAAGGCGACGACCGATGCGATCATCGACCACCATGCCGACGAGAAGCTGCATACCGAGGCGGATGTGCGCGTGAtccttgcgccgcagaaCGCAgggtcgtgcgcgagcgtgctcACGCAGTACTTCCAGCCGCTGCTGCCCAagtcgccggccgtgccgccggcTGTCGCCGACCTGCTCTTGAGCGCGATCCTCATCGACACGCACAACATGTCGGAGAGCGCAGGCAAAGCCAAGGCGGTCGACGAAGGTGCACGCGCGTTCCTCGCCCCTCGGTCGTCGTACAacagcgccgaggcacaAAAGAGCTtgtacgaggcgctgagCGACGCCAAGTCGGACGTCTCGCAGCTCACGACCGAGCAaaagctgcgccgcgactaCAAGTTCTTTGCCTGTGCGGCCAAAGACGGTGGCGAGTGGAATATCGGCACATCGAGCACCGTCGAACCgatcgatgcgctcctcaAGGACGGCCCCAAGGCGTTGCACAACGACCTCGCCGCTTTCTGCGCGAGCAAAAGCCTGGACCTCGCCGTGGTCCTGGCGGGCTACACCGATAGCCAGGAggaggcgcaccgcgagctgcttctGTATGCGCCAggcagcggccgcgccgtcgccgaggcgctcgcggcgtacAAAGAGCAGTCggtcgacctcgcgccCTTGTCGCTCGATCTCGCCGGCCCCTACTGTGCGACCTTCACCCAAAAAGACCCCCGTGTGACGCGCAAGCAGTTTGCtccggcgctgcaggcagTGTGTGCCGCAACGCCCAAATAA
- a CDS encoding uncharacterized protein (COG:P; COG:Q; TransMembrane:9 (i43-62o74-92i104-125o140-162i182-200o220-242i249-266o278-299i489-509o); EggNog:ENOG503P284) has product MNGMTLLKRHGAASMDDMGMPDMPMDDMPEDFDHQYKYEYRTTYIMCAFVFLAMLVHLFRIYREYCPKSGLRLVRIPGVSNIIAFMRSISYIRFKQRGPIPLPSLQHCIGISAFFISLIVWVLAIKPYYRATSDDGSPPIAIRTCMVAMALFPFIFACALKVNPISMLTGISHARLQVYHRGLAFTMFVMSLIHAIPFLYQAGAEGGYKKLHETYTSEQQYWTGTVCLCLIFWMLCSSLGMFRNLSYQFFVIQHIVCVCVLLGFLYKHNTDTLYSNLFLWAAVAFWIFSIVVRGCMVLISSEFLVGARANVEVQAVTNVPLEDEKLNSERGQETIRLTFSTPLKWRPGQHIYVRLPGFAPAQAHPFSIMSLPNRSRLMSQVVLMAKVHRGTTRKIFNYVQNLDDNFQERFFESEINTNAVANGHHSDSLPYHATDPEKVVTGDEGKVSPKTAVETGPALQRTSVRQTQVVGYLDGPYGFTTSPSSYEHVTFFAGGTGIAHVLPIFLLLLRRSSENDTKVLTKRIRFVWTTHSSGLVNWLESDLRTINKLRETAGVELAIDVHVTGEVAGALEKTYAQTLISNYGVRPDTRAILTEELELAKEAGSTSLATYVCGPPGMVLDVSNRTAAANFDAARGRLGSLKDIMLDAERFDW; this is encoded by the exons ATGAACGGTATGACCCTACTCAAGCGTCACGGTGCAGCGTCCATGGACGACATGGGCATGCCTGACATGCCCATGGACGACATGCCCGAAGACTTCGACCACCAGTACAAATATGAGTACC GGACGACATACATCATGTGTGCTTTTGTTTTCCTGGCTATGCTTGTTCACCTCTTCCGTATTTACCGCGAGTACTGCCCAAAGTCTGGTCTCCGTCTGGTGCGCATTCCTGGCGTGTCCAACATCATTGCGTTTATGCGGAGCATTTCGTACATTCGTTTCAAGCAGCGCGGTCCCATCCCTCTCCCCTCGCTTCAGCACTGTATTGGAATCTCTGCCTTTTTCATCTCGCTCATTGTATGGGTGCTGGCTATCAAGCCGTATTACCGTGCGACGAGTGATGACGGCTCGCCTCCCATCGCCATCCGCACCTGCATGGTGGCTATGGCTCTGTTTCCCTTTATTTTTGCGTGCGCCCTCAAGGTCAACCCGATCTCTATGCTGACGGGTATCTCTCACGCTCGTCTCCAAGTCTATCACCGCGGCCTTGCCTTTACGATGTTTGTCATGTCGCTCATTCATGCTATTCCTTTCCTCTATCAAGCTGGGGCTGAAGGTGGCTACAAGAAGCTGCACGAGACCTATACATCAGAGCAGCAGTACTGGACGGGTACCGTGTGTCTTTGTCTGATCTTCTGGATGCTCTGCTCGAGTCTGGGCATGTTCCGCAACCTGTCGTACCAATTCTTTGTTATCCAGCACATTGTGTGCGTCTGTGTTCTTCTTGGTTTCCTCTACAAGCATAATACCGACACTCTGTACAGCAACCTCTTCCTTTGGGCTGCCGTCGCTTTCTGGATCTTTTCGATTGTTGTGCGCGGCTGCATGGTGCTCATCTCGTCCGAGTTCTTGgtcggtgcgcgtgcgAATGTCGAAGTGCAGGCTGTAACGAATGTTCCCCTGGAAGACGAGAAGCTGAATTCAGAGCGCGGCCAGGAGACGATCCGCCTAACCTTTAGCACGCCGCTCAAGTGGCGTCCTGGGCAGCACATTTACGTGCGCCTCCCCGGCTTTGCGCCCGCCCAGGCCCATCCCTTCTCGATCATGTCGCTTCCGAACCGCAGTCGCCTCATGTCGCAGGTGGTACTCATGGCCAAGGTACACCGTGGAACGACGCGCAAGATCTTCAACTATGTTCAGAACCTTGACGACAACTTCCAGGAGCGCTTCTTTGAGTCGGAGATCAACACGAACGCGGTTGCGAATGGCCACCACTCGGACTCGCTGCCCTATCACGCGACGGACCCCGAAAAGGTTGTGACCGGAGACGAAGGCAAGGTGAGCCCAAAGACCGCTGTGGAGACAGGCCCTgccctgcagcgcacgagcgtgcgccagACGCAGGTGGTCGGCTACCTCGACGGCCCGTACGGCTTCACCACGAGCCCCTCGAGCTACGAGCACGTCACCTTCTTTGCGGGTGGCACGGGTAtcgcgcacgtcctgcCAATTTTCCtgctgctcctgcgccgcagctcggaGAACGACACCAAGGTCCTGACGAAGCGCATCCGTTTTGTATGGACGACGCACTCGAGTGGCCTGGTGAACTGGCTCGAGTCCGATCTGCGTACTATTAACAAACTACGCGAGACtgccggcgtcgagctTGCCATCGACGTCCACGTCACTGGCGAGGTAGCCGGCGCTCTAGAGAAAACCTATGCGCAGACGCTCATTAGCAACTATGGCGTGCGCCCCGACACCCGTGCGATTCTCACCGAGGAGCTTGAGCTGGCCAAGGAGGCCGGCTCAACGTCGCTGGCCACCTACGTGTGTGGCCCGCCAGGTatggtgctcgacgtgagCAACCGTACTGCTGCGGCTAACTTTGACGCCGCCCGTGGCCGCCTTGGCTCGCTGAAGGATATCAtgctcgatgccgagcgcttTGACTGGTAA
- a CDS encoding uncharacterized protein (EggNog:ENOG503P2Y0; COG:S) produces the protein MATHIVWRDASSEDTPVIMQTTNPLPWLFPAESAWISKSTFERFVLTLRGRDARRNFFQERNDQRRYKSRLHESLSRLKLGPLQGRPAGENVRDPGIWVNGSWSFGVPLLEGCISSARLVCTELLQSEGFSSAHIQEAWKEDLSS, from the coding sequence ATGGCCACGCATATCGTgtggcgcgacgcgtccagCGAAGATACGCCTGTGATTATGCAGACGACCAACCCTCTGCCATGGCTCTTTCCAGCGGAAAGTGCGTGGATCAGCAAAAGCACGTTTGAACGTTTCGTTCTCACGCTTcgcgggcgcgacgcacgccgcaacTTTTTCCAAGAAAGGAATGATCAGCGCCGCTACAAAAGCCGCCTGCATGAGTCGCTTTCGCGTCTCAAACTGGGCCCTCTTCAAGGCCGCCCTGCGGGTGAGAATGTGCGCGACCCCGGCATCTGGGTCAATGGGAGCTGGAGTTTTGGCGTGCCCCTTTTGGAAGGGTGCATCTCAAGCGCGCGACTCGTCTGCACGGAGCTGCTCCAGAGTGAAGGCTTTTCCTCGGCGCACATCCAAGAGGCGTGGAAAGAAGACTTGTCATCGTGA
- the cyp8 gene encoding peptidylprolyl isomerase (COG:O; EggNog:ENOG503NUAM) — translation MGHGTNDKLFITPSEHSGVYGQHGASTGARRGDSSVVVPFHMCALTHEPWEHPACLGDEGLVYERRNLEAFLAKYQVSPASGRPCAVDEVISLHIPRNERGNFYDPVSCKELTDHSHLVAVRPTGNVFLHDTVQQLNIKPRMMRDLVDDTPFAKSDLITLQDPHDPQHRTMQNMHHVQNKLTLAREQQGDEVQMSTGSTRSLLSKVRKQTEPVVEHAAAASDAPAPRLTNMSTGRTAASFTSSSLTPQTKTERIAVDEEALMLEQVAGAKRAKAFVRLTTNFGALNLELHVDKAPKTCYNFLMLCRAGAYNDTIFHRQIPGFMIQGGDPTGSGRGGKSCWGKPFEDELCNPGSYRHTGRGVLSMANKGPNTNGSQFFLTYRATPHLDTKHTVFGRLVSDSATTPTFRTLDALENVPAESGTDRPLRPIQLVEAHIIEDPFEDYKQNRDARFRRENMGEDEKAERDAKRRKREEDRTTWLGTRLAPKGGTSASSPRPSILDTADAHGLARLGAPRTAPKAPAKKRGFGDFAGW, via the exons ATGGGACATGGGACGAACGACAAGCTTTTTATTACCCCGTCCGAGCACAGCGGCGTGTACGGCCAGCATGGCGCGTCTAcgggtgcgcgccgcggcgacagCTCTGTAGTTGTCCCCTTTCATATGTGTGCGCTGACGCACGAGCCCTGGGAGCACCCCGCGTGTCTCGGTGACGAAGGTCTGGTCTATGAGCGCCGCAACCTCGAGGCGTTCCTGGCCAAGTACCAAGTGAGCCCTGCGAGTGGCCGGCCGTGTGCGGTGGACGAAGTGATCTCGCTGCACATCCCCCGCAACGAGCGCGGCAACTTCTACGACCCCGTGTCGTGCAAAGAGCTGACCGACCACAGCCACCTGGTCGCTGTGCGGCCGACCGGCAATGTCTTTTTGCACGACACGGTGCAGCAGCTGAACATCAAGCCGCGCATGATGCGCGACCTTGTGGACGATACCCCTTTTGCAAAGAGTGATCTGATCACGCTGCAGGATCCGCACGACCCCCAGCATCGCACCATGCAAAACATGCATC ACGTGCAAAACAAGCTGACGCTCGCCAGGGAGCAGCAGGGAGACGAGGTGCAAATGTCGACTGggagcacgcgctcgctcctGTCCAAGGTGCGGAAGCAGACCGAGCCGGTCGTGGAGcatgccgcggccgcgtccgacgcgcccgcgccgcggctcaCCAACATGTCGACcggccgcacggccgcgagcttTACCTCGTCTTCGCTCACGCCGCAGACCAAGACAGAGCGCATTGCCGTGGATGAAGAAGCGCTcatgctcgagcaggtcgccggCGCAAAGCGTGCCAAGGCGTTCGTGCGCCTGACGACCAACTTTGGCGCACTGAacctcgagctgcacgtCGACAAGGCGCCCAAGACG TGTTACAATTTCCTGATGCTATGCCGTGCTGGAGCGTACAACGATACCATCTTTCACCGCCAGATTCCCGGGTTTATGATCCAAGGCGGCGATCCTACGGGcagcgggcgcggcggcaagTCGTGCTGGGGCAAGCCGTTTGAGGACGAGCTGTGCAACCCGGGCTCGTACCGCCATACGGGCCGTGGCGTGCTGTCGATGGCCAACAAGGGCCCGAATACCAACGGCTCGCAGTTCTTCTTGACGtaccgcgcgacgccgcaccTCGACACGAAGCACACCGTCTTTGGACGCCTGGTCTCTGACTCGGCCACGACGCCCACCTTTCGCAcactcgacgcgctggaaAACGTGCCCGCGGAGTCCGGTACCGACCGCCCACTGCGCCCCATCCAGCTAGTCGAGGCGCATATCATCGAGGACCCATTCGAAGACTACAAACAAAACCGTGACGCGCGTTTCCGGCGCGAGAACATGGGCGAGGACGAAAAAGCGGAGCGCGATGCaaagcgccgcaagcgcgaaGAGGACCGCACGACATGGCTCGGTACGCGCCTCGCACCCAAAGGCGGTACATCCGCCAGCTCTCCCCGCCCCTCTATCCTGGACACGGCCGATGCacacggcctcgcgcgcctcggcgccccCCGCACCGCACCCAAAGCCCCCGCCAAGAAGCGCGGCTTTGGGGACTTCGCCGGCTGGTAG
- the PEX5 gene encoding Peroxisomal membrane signal receptor PTS1 (COG:S; EggNog:ENOG503NUGJ) encodes MAFQSMLSGAECSTSNNTLSQFLKHAQTDRSLQQDGMQGPQQGMQRPGFRTRPGGPAQDMDAFLHQPRDAPHGFDMHAMRSEVDHMRGSMNAPKAMPGGGSGSAWAQEMHMRQGPAQAPMNQWSEQFQAQGPATSAPQHAMPSQPGMAMGGMPFRSAMPMMGMQGMHAPMHSMPAQRAPEAKSERIVELDNAQWEEQFRKLEETAGKGKSREEAPSEDVAKEEATLREMKDRLGDTFQDGNPRFEELWNALKDPTMHEKNDDLAEWEEKLMQAIQDEDPVHSTHPGGGLGPGEMGLNELDGLGDNEASLRNTLNEVDENGFPILGDYTYATNNPFAQHSTPYAEGLRLLENNGSLTDAALLFEVATQRDAEMGTADEIERTNEERSRAWQKLGESQAMNEHEEKAIQALEQALHLDPNNLEAHMSLAVSYINEGYDAAANSTLLKYLARTHPHLAPSSEFPVLKDQNTNPWARLNYVRELFLKAARENAASGQMDPDVQIALGVLFYSSSAYDQARDCFEAALESRPDDFQLWNRLGATLANGGNPELATEAYHKALELRPTFTRAIYNLSVSCLNLGAHHEAAEHLLSALTLQRSQPIPDAPGGESVRAAPPLSASKESESLWSTLRSIFVVLNRLDLANQCTVGSDLEQFRAAGFEF; translated from the coding sequence ATGGCGTTCCAGTCGATGCTGTCGGGCGCGGAGTGCTCCACCTCCAATAATACCCTCTCGCAGTTCTTGAAGCATGCTCAGACAGACCGGTCCTTGCAGCAGGACGGTATGCAGGGCCCGCAGCAGGGCATGCAGCGCCCCGGATTCCGCACGCGCCCTGGGGGCCCCGCCCAGGACATGGATGCGTTCCTGCACCAGCCCCGTGATGCGCCCCACGGCTTTGACATGCACGCCATGCGCTCGGAAGTCGACCATATGCGCGGTTCGATGAATGCGCCCAAGGCCATGCCGGGTGGCGGCAGCGGGTCGGCCTGGGCGCAGGAAATGCACATGCGTCAGGGCCCGGCCCAGGCGCCGATGAACCAGTGGAGCGAGCAGTTCCAAGCGCAGGGCCCTGCGACGAGTGCCCCGCAGCATGCGATGCCGTCGCAGCCTGGCATGGCGATGGGCGGCATGCCTTTCCGCAGCGCGATGCCGATGATGGGCATGCAAGGCATGCATGCGCCTATGCACTCGATgcccgcgcagcgtgcgcccgaggccaagtcggagcgcatcgtcgagctcgacaatGCGCAATGGGAAGAGCAGTTCCGGAAGCTCGAGGAGACGGCGGGCAAAGGCAAGAGCCGCGAAGAGGCGCCGTCGGAGGATGTGGCCAAGGAAgaggcgacgctgcgcgagatgaAGGACCGTCTGGGCGACACCTTCCAGGACGGCAACCCCCGCTTTGAGGAGCTATGGAATGCGCTCAAGGACCCGACGATGCACGAAAAGAacgacgacctcgccgagtgGGAGGAGAAGCTGATGCAGGCCATCCAGGACGAGGATCCGGTGCACTCGACGCaccccggcggcggccttggccCCGGCGAGATGGGACTCAACGAGCTGGACGGGCTGGGCGACAACGaggcgtcgctgcgcaacaCGCTGAACGAAGTCGACGAAAACGGCTTCCCGATCCTCGGCGACTATACCTATGCGACGAACAATCCATTCGCGCAGCACTCGACGCCGTACGCAGAGGGCTTGCGCCTCCTGGAGAACAATGGCAGCTTGAccgacgctgcgctgctctttgaggtcgcgacgcagcgcgacgccgagatgggcaccgccgacgagatcgagcgCACGAACGAAGAGCGGAGTCGTGCATGGCAAAAGCTCGGTGAGAGCCAGGCGATGAACGAGCACGAAGAAAAGGCGATCCAGGCGCTGGAGCAGGCGCTTCACCTCGACCCCAACAACCTCGAGGCACACATGTCGCTCGCTGTCTCGTACATCAACGAGGGCTACGACGCAGCGGCGAACTCGACGCTGCTCAAgtacctcgcgcgcacCCACCCCCACCTCGCGCCTTCGAGCGAGTTCCCGGTGCTAAAGGACCAAAATACGAACCCCTGGGCACGCCTCAACTACGTCCGCGAGCTCTTCCTcaaggccgcgcgcgagaaTGCGGCAAGCGGCCAGATGGACCCCGACGTGCAgatcgcgctcggcgtgctcttCTACTCGAGTTCGGCGTATGATCAGGCGCGCGACTGcttcgaggcggcgctcgagtcgcgCCCGGATGACTTCCAGTTGTGGaaccgcctcggcgcgacgctcgccaaCGGCGGCAACCCCGAGCTGGCCACCGAGGCGTATCACAAGGCGCTTGAGCTGCGGCCGACGTTTACCCGTGCGATCTACAACCTGAGTGTCTCGTGCCTGaacctcggcgcgcaccacgaggccgccgagcacctcctCTCGGCCCtcacgctgcagcgctcgcAGCCGATTCCGGatgcgccgggcggcgagtcggtgcgtgccgcgccgccgctctcggcgagcaAGGAGAGCGAGAGTCTGTggagcacgctgcgcagcatctTTGTCGTGCTCAACCGCCTGGACCTCGCGAACCAGTGCACGGTCGGCTCGGACCTCGAGCAGTTCCGTGCGGCGGGCTTTGAGTTTTAG
- the DBP9 gene encoding RNA helicase (EggNog:ENOG503NUDU; COG:A), translated as MSKKEADGFGSFSHLLDARLLRALAKLGYGTPTPVQRQSIEQSLGGNARDILARARTGSGKTLAYALPVVQKILTAKETIPKSSESYAGTRALILVPTRELAEQANRQLSEILVYCRDEVQVANIARSVSSAVQKLLLSEKPDIVVATPSRALTCLQSRDLVLSSSLESLVIDEADLIFSYGHDAEVKTILGEGFLSRNFQTFLMSATLSDDIETLRGLVLKNPAVLRLENDTSLAQNLLQYYVETSEEDKFLLVYVILKLRLIRGKCLLFVNDIDRCFRLKLFLEQFGLRTCVLNEELPVNSRFHIVEEFNKGKYDYIIATDANTQEEASTSKKSEYGVSRGIDFVAVACVINFDLPTSTRAYTHRIGRTARAGNTGTALSFVVPADEFGKKKGISCPTCRHDPSVWKKIVRDQQKSGSVGADGIQLWKYDKKQVDAFRYRMEDALRSVTKVAIKEARIQEIKTEILNSKALKAHFEENPKDLEYLRHDRALHPARVQQHMRHIPSYLRPRIAAIPGANQPQSERSVGYVPKNKGKEGRAKGGRARKDPKRKPTKKKSDPLRTFSSRPERPASAARDAGLLASCREQWDTIRSYLESPDQRALQGGLANTGIPACMDQLVHVLLQEDAEMHEQAVGMCMEYVLENDVLGGLLGLCIADEPQGVKREMIRMFGRLVHGMQTGFLAHQGVIRAIAQLLHHCIRLDQRASSDTPDEHGDADEALLDLVCDVAEKLTAQPSILRLFVELGAAYTAGRESDPFLLFSYLVQHLHHTGDRGFRVRTATLDLLRTMLAYDAEDALLQYTAKSHCAEALSASTAAAYGLLPMHVDAGDGQSGDPFTSVRAHRWHDLAASWATTDFAPEVCTWMDLLWLSQQTIAECSAHARSAEGGKADQLEQLRVDILQQFRTTFLENVVYPSVQGCSVNDGSAAAVLLYHALLFSVLDPCASLSRIATTQVLDDRSLSAVVAECIALPGNEHASLRILALRLASLYSRRVSLRDAALGTLPSSAPRDMHPAAPFVAMVQSIQTPRSGASLPERFLQHLAEVEQTMRMDPDYAYADRISFGEDDQETLHPMRHTRILREPVDVKEHFVTPLLTMLCRFLASPLDMNVELTRTLATLCRSPYVALEGFAYLHDGPPPPLTYVLFMLVLQTQAYAAKHISVSVHPCTVPDLIPAPQSACKIPLLCVIDNILLLEEFLVELAAIAQLRRAWDIEAP; from the exons ATGTCGAAAAAGGAGGCGGACGGATTTGGCTCGTTTTCGCACCTGCTggacgcgcgcctgctgcgtgcgcttgcCAAGCTTGGCTACGGCACGCCCACGCCTGTGCAGCGCCAGTCTATTGAACAGAGTCTTGGTGGAAATGCGCGCGATATCCTTGCGCgggcgcgcaccggcagcggcaAGACGCTTGCCTATGCCCTTCCGGTCGTGCAAAAGATCCTCACGGCGAAGGAGACGATTCCCAAGTCATCCGAGAGCTATGCGGGAACGCGTGCGCTGATCCTCGTGCCGACTCGCGAGCTGGCGGAGCAGGCGAATCGGCAGCTGTCCGAGATCCTCGTCTACtgccgcgacgaggtgcaggTGGCCAACATTGCGCGCTCAGTGAGCAGCGCGGTGCAGAAACTGCTCCTTTCTGAGAAGCCCGATATCGTGGTggcgacgccgtcgcgtgcgctgaCGTGCCTGCAGTCGCGCGACCTCGTTCTCTCCTCGAGCCTCGAGTCGCTGgtgatcgacgaggcggacctCATCTTTTCGTAcggccacgacgccgaggtcAAGACGATCCTCGGCGAAGGCTTCCTGTCGCGCAACTTCCAGACGTTCCTCATGAGTGCGACGCTCAGCGACGATATCGAGACGCTCCGTGGCCTGGTCCTCAAGAATCctgcggtgctgcgcctggaaAACGATACCTCGCTCGCACAGAACCTCTTGCAATACTATGTCGAGACCTCGGAGGAGGACAAGTTTTTACTCGTGTACGTGATCCTGAAGCTGCGCCTCATCCGCGGCAAGTGCCTCTTGTTTGTGAACGACATCGACCGCTGCTTCCGCCTGAAGCTATTCCTCGAGCAGTTTGGCCTGCGCACCTGTGTCCTGAACGAGGAGCTTCCGGTAAACAGCCGCTTCCACATTGTCGAGGAGTTCAACAAGGGAAAGTATGACTACATTATCGCCACCGATGCCAACACGCAAGAAGAGGCGAGCACCTCGAAAAAGAGCGAGTACGGCGTCTCGCGCGGCATCGACTTtgtcgccgtcgcctgCGTGATCAACTTTGACCTGCCGACGTCCACGCGCGCATATACCCACCGCATCGGGCGTACGGCGCGTGCAGGTAACACAGGCACGGCGCTCAGCTTCGTCGTGCCGGCCGACGAGTTCGGCAAGAAGAAGGGCATCTCGTGCCCAACGTGCCGCCACGACCCCTCAGTCTGGAAAAAGATTGTGCGCGACCAGCAAAAGAGCGGCAGCGTGGGGGCGGACGGTATCCAACTCTGGAAGTACGACAAGAAACAGGTCGACGCGTTCCGCTACCGTATGGAagatgcgctgcgctcggtcACCAAGGTCGCGATCAAGGAGGCGCGTATCCAGGAGATCAAGACGGAAATCCTCAACTCCAAGGCACTCAAGGCACACTTTGAAGAGAACCCCAAAGATCTCGAGTACCTCCGCCacgaccgcgcgctgcacccgGCACGCGTCCAGCAGCATATGCGCCATATCCCGTCGTACCTGCGGCCACGCATCGCCGCCATCCCCGGCGCGAACCAGCCCCAGAGCGAGCGGTCCGTGGGATACGTCCCTAAGAACAAGGGCAAAGAGGGACGCGCCAAGGGagggcgcgcgcgcaaggaCCCCAAGCGCAAACCCACCAAGAAAAAGTCGGACCCCCTCCGCACCTTTAGCTC CCGGCCGGAGCGCCcggccagcgcggcgcgcgacgcgggccTCCTCGCGTCGTGCCGCGAGCAGTGGGACACGATCCGT TCGTATCTTGAATCGCCCGACCAGCGTGCCCTACAGGGCGGACTGGCGAACACTGGCATTCCGGCGTGTATGGACCAGCTCGTGCATGTCCTGCTCCAAGAGGACGCGGAGATGCACGAGCAGGCCGTGGGAATGTGCATGGAATACGTGCTGGAGAACGACG TGCTGGGCGGACTCTTGGGACTGTGCATCGCCGACGAACCCCAGGGCGTGAAGCGCGAAATGATCCGCATGTTTGGGCGGCTCGTACACGGAATGCAGACGGGTTTCCTCGCGCACCAAGGCGTGATCCGCGccattgcgcagctcctgcacCACTGCATTcgcctcgaccagcgcgccTCATCCGACACGCCagacgagcacggcgacgcggacgaggcgctgctggatcTGGTCTGTGACGTGGCCGAGAAGCTCACGGCACAGCCCTCGATCCTTCGGCTGTTTGTCGAGCTGGGCGCGGCGTACACGGCAGGGCGCGAAAGCGACCCATTTCTCCTCTTTTCCTACCTCGTGCAGCATTTACACCACACCGGCGACCGCGGCTTTCGCGTACGGACGGCGACACTCGACTTGTTGCGTACAATGCTCGCGTACGATGccgaggatgcgctgctgcagtaCACGGCCAAGAGTCactgcgccgaggcgctcagcgcgtccaccgccgcggcgtacgGACTGCTTCCGATGCATGTCGATGCTGGCGACGGACAGAGCGGGGATCCGTTCACGTCagtgcgtgcgcaccgctgGCACGACCTTGCTGCGTCGTGGGCGACGACCGACTTTGCGCCTGAAGTCTGCACGTGGATGGACCTCCTCTGGCTTTCGCAGCAAACCATTGCCGAATGttcggcgcatgcgcgctcggcagaAGGGGGGAAGGCCGACCAACTGGAGCAACTGCGTGTGGATATTCTGCAGCAGTTCCGCACGACCTTTCTCGAAAACGTCGTCTATCCATCCGTTCAGGGATGCAGCGTAAATGACGGAAGTGCAGCAGCCGTCCTGCTCTACCACGCCTTGCTGTTTAGCGTACTCGATccgtgcgcatcgctctcgcgcatcgccacGACGCAGGTGCTGGACGACCGCAGTCTCAGCGCGGTCGTAGCAGAGTGCATCGCGCTGCCGGGCAACGAACATGCATCGCTCCGCATCCTTGCGTTGCGCCTTGCGTCGCTGTactcgcgccgcgtgtcTCTACGcgatgccgcgctcggcacacTGCCGtcgagtgcgccgcgcgacatGCACCCCGCTGCGCCGTTCGTTGCGATGGTCCAGTCGATACAGACGCcccgcagcggcgcaagtCTGCCGGAACGCTTTctgcagcacctcgccgaggtcgagcagaCGATGCGGATGGATCCCGACTATGCGTACGCGGACCGCATCTCGTTCGGCGAGGATGACCAAGAGACTTTGCATCCAATGCGCCATACGCGCATTCTCCGTGAGCCGGTCGACGTGAAGGAACACTTTGTGACGCCATTGCTCACCATGCTGTGCCGCTTTCTTGCATCACCACTCGACATGAATGTTGAGCTCACACGGACCCTTGCCACGctgtgccgctcgccgtacgtcgcgctcgagggATTTGCCTACTTGCACGacgggccgccgccgccgctgacCTACGTCCTGTTCATGCTCGTGCTGCAAACACAGGCGTACGCGGCGAAG CATATTTCGGTGTCCGTGCATCCGTGCACTGTGCCGGACCTGATACCCGCGCCGCAGAGCGCATGCAAAATACCGCTCCTGTGTGTCATTGACAATATCCTGCTCCTCGAAGAGTTCCTTGTGGAGCTTGCCGCCATAGCGCAGCTCCGCCGCGCATGGGATATTGAGGCGCCGTAG